In Globicephala melas chromosome 20, mGloMel1.2, whole genome shotgun sequence, the genomic window AGCGCCTCATGTCCTTCCGCCCCATCTGTTCAGCTGTGAGTCcctgaaattttcatttctgtgcatGTGGGGGATGGATAAGAGAGGGTGCATATGGACTGACACTTATGTTATTTCCCATCAGTTATGCTGAAATGTggcaggaaggaaaaaagtataaaaagaaaaacactgctcCCTTAGTTTCTAAGTTTACCATTTGATTTTTTCCTCTCCTAGATGGTATTTTTATTAAGCTAAAAGTAAGGGCTTCTTATAGGTGTCAGGAAGCGGGTACTCAGGAGCCCAGATCTTCAGAAGTGCAATAGGATAATTAGTGAGAGCACTTACCATGTAATAAAAGTAAATCCTGGGCCAGTTAAATTTCAATCTGTGTATCATTTTACCTAGAAACAGGGTAATGCTGAAGTAACCCTTTAGTACAGTGCAATGACTGAAGAAGTAGGCAAGAGCTCCAGCACCTCTTATCTTTGATTCCTAACTCTTGTTTCTAACACTAAGCAATATTCAATTATGCATCAGAATGGGATGCTTTTAGTCTTTTGGAGAATTCAAGCAGAAGCAGGATGACCTTGAGGGATGTGTTGAAAAATGATCCCTACATTGGGAGTAAGGCTAGGCTAAAACCTTTTCAAATGTTCATCTATATCATGTGATTTTCTCATGATTTTAGCTGTTAATTATCTCATCTTAAAGTCCTACCAAAATTCAAGTAGTGGAAATGGTAAACTAAACTGTTCTAGAACTAAAAGGTATTTAGTATTTCCCTATCTGGATGTGTTTTCATCTCACTTTAACTccgatttttttcctctaatgtaTTGATATAATGTACACATAGTGAAATGCACAAATCCTAAGTGTATATTCTTATGAGTTATGAAAAACATGTATACCCACATAACCAACACCCTAACCAGATAGAGAACAATTCCATTGCCCCATAAAATTACCTGGTGCCCCTTTCCAATCAATTGCTCCTTTCCACTTGCTATCACTAAGGCTAGTTTTGCCTGCTTTTGAACTTCATAAAGGTTAGTCTCTGCCTTCTTAATGCCTGTGTAGTCTTCATATCCCCTActggacatttacattgtttccaatgccatgcacacacacaaacacttagGCACACATGGACTTACTTTTCCTATCAATTTGTGGGATCTTTTCCACATTACAATTAATCCTTTGGTTGGCTatgtgtttcaaatatttttcctgctGTCATAATTTTCCTTCATTGGTCTTTCGTTGTTCCAAAGTATATCAGTTATTTGTACATCTTAAATGTTAtggtattgggacttccctggtggcgcagtggttaagaatccgcctgccaatgcaggggacatgggttcgagccctggtccaggaagatgccacatgccacggagcaactaagcccgtgcgccacaactgatgagcctgcgctctacagcccgcaagccacaactactaagcccacgtgccacactactgaagcccgtgtgcctagagcctgtgctccacaagagaagccaccgcaatgagaagcccgcgcgccgcaactagagaaagcccgcgcgcagcaacgaagacccaacgcagccaaaaagaaagatcttaaaaatcttaaatgttATGGTATTAAATTGGATTAAACAGgataacccaatttttaaaatttttttttgcggtacgcgggcctctcactgttgtggcctctgccgttgcggagcacaggctccggacgcgcaggctcagcggccatggctcacaggcccagccactccgcggcatgtaggatcttcctggactggggcacgaacctgtgtcacctgcattggcaggcggacgctcaaccactgcgccaccagggaagcccaggattacccaatttttaaaatctctgtattgcctgaaatatttttacaattaatGATCATGTACTTCCTCCTGTAAACCAGGAGAGTTTTGAGTTTGATAAATGTGGTAAAGAATTACAATGACAGCCTTAACACCGgtactaaacttaaaaaaaaaatttctgcattATAGAATCATAAGGAGTCTAAGATTACCatctttgagaaagaaaactttatTGGACGACAATGGGAAATCTGTGATGACTACCCCTCCTTGCAAGCCATGGGTTGGTTCAACAACGAAGTTGGTTCCATGAAGATACAATGTGGAGCGTAAGTGCATCTCAGTTTTTCCTCCCCCAGACATTCCTGTATGGAAGGATTTATGTTGACTACTCTCATACCTTTTTTCATAATCAAGGTTAATTTTCAGCTGGTTGTAGGTATCTGCTCACAAATGGTGCCTGGCGTATTTAGGATGGCTCTTGTTTTCTAAGCCTAAAAGCCTTCCATATCATTGTGTCGAGGAAAGAGGCTCAGGTTTGGGGGTCTTGACCAGGTTCCTAACTAGTTCTAATAATCCAATCTGCTTTGGCTTTCCTAGCTGGGTTTGCTACCAGTATCCTGGATACCGTGGCTATCAGTATATCTTGGAATGTGACCATCATGGAGGAGACTATAAACACTGGAGAGAGTGGGGTTCTCATGCCCAGACTTCCCAGATTCAATCAATTCGCCGTATCCAACAGTAGTGGATTAGAAGCTCCAAGTAACAATTCCCCAAGCACGAGTCCTTGCTAAGCAATCTAGAATGAATTTTATGTTCTGCTCAGATACTGCTTCCAAATGTTAGCTGCTGAAATCCAcaataaatgtcattaaaaaaaacccaacaactttGTAGACTGAATTAACTACCATGCTTTATAGAAATCACATTTACATGTCTGAGAATCTTAAAAGACAAGCTTCAGTAAAACCCCAAGTTCCCTTTTGTGTCCTTGCAAGTCACTTACCTGGCCAAGGACAATGATTCCCTATTTCAAAGAACATGAAAGCATATAACCCAAATGCATCAGTCTATATAGTGACACACACTTTTAGTAaatgttttttcatcttttctaaccCCCACTCTAATGTTGATGttagcactgttttttttttcacttgtgacAAATCAATGCTAAACAAACTTAGGAAGTTTCTCAAATATGCATTGCCATATTGCTTAACTGCTTAGCTCAATTTCAGTTTCTTATTTCAACTGGAAGAACATAAGGCTCAATGTCATGACAAAAGGCAGGATAGCTGCTCTCACAACCGATTTTTCCATACATATGGCAATTCTTAAGTACCTTAATAACCTGTATGATTAGAAAAAAACCCATGACCTATGACCATGCTATATTTAAGACAAATTATTTGTACATTTgacactttgaaaaaaatattatcaatgTCATGATCTTAACTTAGTTTTCAGTAGTTTTTTTGAATTAAAGCACACAAAAGATGATAACACAAACACctcagaaactttaaaattttttattcaacAATGTACACTTATTGTCTCTTAATTTGATCTACAAATTTCTCaagttttttttcctgataaaataAGTAAATCTGGGTATGGATGTAGAGTGtttgtaatttgtatttttaaaacactgaacaTGAAGTAAGACACCAATAAAGGAAGATCATCATGAAACTGACACTTCCTCAGAATCCATGACATCAGAAACAGCTATGGCAAATACCTAAGCATTTAGCAAAAGGGTAAATTTCTGGCCACTGTTCTTGTATCTAGAAAAGACCTATCATTCTGGACTGGtcaaaacaaacactgaaaaaacattttttaaattgggagatggaaggaaaaaaatcctctaACATAATTGTAGCCCATTAATTGTCCTTTCCCCCAGATTAAGAGGTAACTCAGCTCCTAAGTGCTGATGCACACAAGACACAGAAATTACTTTGCTCCTCCAATAATGTTCTAAGACTGAACATGTGAACCACTGACAGATGCTGAGGAGTAGTCATAGCCATCAAAGATGATGCTATACTCCTGCATTCATGCCTTTTAAGGCCATGCATTATGGGCCACCTTTCACATCTTGATTAGTAGACTTAGATTTTAACTGTCACTTTCAGTGAAGGTATAGAAGGGTTTTGCTGTGTTTTCAAAGACAACAACATACATTAAGAGCACACTTGATGATAGAGAAGTAATATTCTTCTATACATAGGAAAAagctataaaacagaaatatttcttttatatctagGAGCAAGGGGAAAATACCATTAGTATTATCTCTACTTAAACATATTAGCCTCTTCTACAAAGGTCCGGAAGAGAATATAAAACAATCTTTTAGAAGATGATTTGACAAAACCTGGCCAGTACATCTACACAACCTTTAAGTACACATACATGTGAAGTAAAGCTATTTAGTACATGCAGACTGCAGCAATTAAACCAAATCAGCTCAGTTTCTAACTTGTTCTAATCAGCTTGGGcagttttaaaaagatacacatcATCTTTAACCTGTGCTTTGATCTTTAAAGAATTGAATGATTCTTATCTCAAgtcagtcattcattcagtaaaccaAATTTATGCTAAAGCAAAGGTAAAAAGGCTATCCTACCTTTAAACCAGGTTTAGAGGTTTAATATAGAATTGTCACAGAACTCCATGTGGCAAAGGTCCTTCCTTCACTTCAGTTTCAATTACTTCCCATTTCTATTTGATCAAATCAACAAAAATTTCATTGAAGAGTATCCAACAGTTTGGAAAGCTGATAAAACTGCCCTGTTTCAAAAAAAAGCCCTTTAGCAGACATGAGTCAAGCTCTCATTTTAAACCTATGTTATTAAAATAGGTGCCAATTTTCCTCTCTTCTAGTTCCACTGATGAGCTAGCCCAGAACTCTAACTTTGAGCCATGTTTCTAAACATGGTAAAGCTAAGAGCAGCAAAGTAATAAGGATAGGTCACTTTTGGTAATGACACACAAATTAAACTTTCAAGACATGTGCATAGCTTTATTCATCTACTTAGATCTAACCTTTTCATGGAGCTTCGGCAAAATTCGAGTGTGCAAAATGCATTTCTAAAACGTAATGCAAGCAAAGCTTTTCACATTTACACTGGCAGGAAATACAGAGAAACTAACAAGTCACAGTAGGGAGagttcagatctttttttttcttttttttaatgacagaatTGCACAGTTCATTATTTTGAGACAATTGTTGcagacataaatatttaaaattttctaagcaAGGTgctttaacaataaaaaattttaaagttggaaAGAGCCAATAACTTGGATCATAGCTCACATAGAATTCCAAATGAAAGTGGACTCCATTATCTCCCTAGATTTTGCAAACAATGCTTTTTATAACACTAAAGGAAACAGCAAGCTGAAACTTCTTTCAAAGCACACAAGAAATGGTGTCATCACATTACTTGAAGAAGGTGCTGAGCggggagggaaagaaagtgaagaaTCCTTTTACTATTTCCCACTACAGAACAGCCACTAACAGactaagaactgaaaaaaaaaaaaaaaaaggaaaagatacaaCCAAAAAAGTAAATCAAATCACTTCCCAGTTTATAAAATAGTTCCAGTTTGTGACGAGATCTGTAACTTTAAACAGAGAGCACCAGTTGGGTGATAGAATGAGCATTTCATACTGCATAAAAATTAGTGAGGTGGTAAGAACCATCAACTATCTCAGGCATTGTAACATGgcctttccaatttttttttttaatatacatgcaAGGCACATTGATATAAAAATAGATCTCTGGccaacaaatatattaaataagcaaattaaaattttggCTTTGCAATATTGGCAACATCAAAATATAATCAGATAGCTTTGGACCACATCTCTCTCTCATATTCTTCCACCCCATTTGGTGTTTTTCCTCCATCATATTGGGTTCAATCTCCTTCAAGTTTGAGTACGTGCTTGAGAAACGACTTTTCCTCTTGTAAAGTAGCATAAGTTTATCTTTCCTAAGTAAAAGTACGCTAGAGAAGAATAGCTGGTTTTGATTGATTTGATTAAACTAAATCGGATTGGCTTGGGGCAACATTATTTCTCCTCtgtatacaaacaaaaataagctccCAGTATATATAGTAgacaattgttttctttctaaaagatCAGCAACAAACCAATGATACTTCCTTTAAGCCATTCTTCCCAACTCCTCTTTTTGAGGCAGAGGGAATAACAGAAGCAAAATTaagatttaaaagattttcaGTAGAAGACATTTTAAGGCCAAAACGTGTAATACTAAcagaatttgtattttcctaagttAATGTCCTTCATAGGCCAATACCATAAATAATTTGTACTGATTCCCTcccaaagagaatttttaaattcattcactTTTGTTAGTGGCTGTGCTACAGGAAAGGTATCAAAGCAACCTATAAAGGTATGGTATATAGTAATGTAAAAAGTGCATCACattcttgatttttcagtttctcaTAGCAGCAGCAGGATTAATCCAAGACAGAAAATAGTTGTATTCTCATCCTAAAAATGCAACAATACCTAATGAAATGTATTCAGTATCATGAAAGGATCCTCCTCCACGGAGGATAAAGGAAACAAACAGGGGTAAACTAAAAGCATTCATTCATATTTACATATTAAACCACTTTTGTTAACACCAAATCTTTACACCtagcaaaagaaatatttaagaataaagcaGACATTACTAAAGCAGTATCCATTTTTGGAGCCTTTGTTTAGCACCTGAGGAGAAAAGGATTTATGGAAAGCTCTGCAATTTACCTCAAGTTGGTTTTGTTGGTCTACAGAGTAAAATTTTGATATGCAATCAAAGTGAAACTGAATTGGAAAATGTCTGTAACTATTTTAATAAGGCTGCAGAAAAGGGATACTGCAGTACTATAAAATGGCTTTAGAACTCTGGACATAAACAAAACCTTACGGATAAATAGGGAAGTCTGAATCAGCAAACCCACTTGTGAGGATGGCTGTTCCATAGGTTTCTAGCACATAACTGCTATTTGACACTCCCAGTAATGCAAAAGCAATATACCATTCATGCTTCACTGAGTGTTTTTATCGTGTAGACAACTTAAAACTCTATTTATTCGTAAGACCCTTCTTGAGTAGCAAAATGGTGTGAAATTTAGTTTAAAACTCGGTAAATTTTGAGTGAAGTGAAATTTTGCTTTTCAGTGAAGCCAATGATTCATCATTCTTTAAACCAACCCAGGGTGGTCCTGGTTCTCACACATCTGAACAGACtgatgtatatttaaaaagaaacattttaagatacttaaagcAGAAGCCCAtctttctcaaaataaaagaatCCTGGTGCTCTGTCAATTAATTACATTAATGAAAATAACATCAATATTAAGAACTAATGATAACCTAATGCATCTCTGCAAACATAAAGCAGTTATTATTCTTTTAGTCTtatcctctgcccctcccctttaaacaaatatcaacattttttggggaaaaaagctGAGTAAATTCTacgctttcttttaaaaattcaacagtaaaaTTATGGGTAGGACCATTAAAAGACACTGCCTGATCAGAATCTACAACTGGTGCAGCATTAACAGACCTGATCATAATATGTATTTGTCCCACTATAGTGTCTGTTTTACACAGTTAGCACAGGTATACAAGAGGGATCATGTGTTATTTGAGGATATGGCTCAGTGGCATAACTATTCTCATAATCCTTGGAAAGTGTAGACTTTTAATCTATTTCTAGAACTTGAGGAAGAAAGCCTTGAAAGAATGACTTCCTCCTTATTCAAAGTCCTCTTCTAAATTTCCTTGACTGTGGCCATTTGGTACATGACATACAATTTCACTAAAAAAGtttacagcaaaaaataaaccaTTAGATGCCTCCAACTGGGTTAGCAACAAGCCTAACAACCAAGTACGGAACTACCACTGCTATGTAATGTTTTgtgaaagaaacacattttgtaCTGTGGACAACACTCATTGAGGTTTGTCATATTTTCCCTAGAAACGGTTATTTGAAAAAACAATGCagcactttttttcctttataaagttTTTGCAGATTCTGTGATGATTAGGGTAAGCAGATGATTAAGGAAAACAGCAAAATTCTAAACCTCTCCAGccatttaaggaaaaacaaactgCCATTAACAAATTCCTAGTTATTGTCTATCCACTCCTAGAAagtagaggaggaggaagggctgaCTACAGATGCTGTAAATACATTGTATGTGAAAGCTCATTATTACTGAAGTCAGAGGGAAGGCTATGGAATTAACTTCAGTTCAGCAAAGTGGGGTGaatgaagagaaagataaatacaccCTGTCTTTTGTGGGGAAGGGGAATTATTCAAGACATCTACAAGAGAGTGGTATGTGACACAGACACCTACAATCAagacagatttaaaaagaaatcttcacCCTTAATTAGTATCTTCAtagctattaaaaaaataggtCATGATTTCATTCTTAGTGCCATTTTTCAAATACTACCCTTTTAAGGATTAAAACCACCTGACTTTATTCTGTGTAATGAAAACAAATGgcacaaaataaatacaagttcATTCTCTGAATACTAATATAATGTCTTACACACAttcatttactaatttttaatatctccctctctctcacacacacaagcactcaacaaacacacacacagacacacaccttttCA contains:
- the CRYBA1 gene encoding beta-crystallin A3, encoding METQTVQQELESLPTTKMAQTNPMPGSVGPWKITIYDQENFQGKRMEFTSSCPNVSERSFDNVRSLKVECGAWIGYEHTSFCGQQFVLERGEYPRWDAWSGSNAYHIERLMSFRPICSANHKESKITIFEKENFIGRQWEICDDYPSLQAMGWFNNEVGSMKIQCGAWVCYQYPGYRGYQYILECDHHGGDYKHWREWGSHAQTSQIQSIRRIQQ